The following nucleotide sequence is from Trifolium pratense cultivar HEN17-A07 linkage group LG2, ARS_RC_1.1, whole genome shotgun sequence.
ATGCACCATtgattatttaatataaatgtACCACAGAaaattttagagtaaaaatataccCTTATCTTGCTAACATTTTACTTTAGGGGAATGCTTTTCctgttttaaatttaaaaccATCTCTTGCTTAAAGTGGTTTTAATTCTCTTGATTGAAACCCTCTACTTAATTTGCACTATATATATCCTCAATTGGGTAGGGACAAATTGTGAAGGAGACACTAatccataataaaaaaaatctgaatcaGTCCTATATTGAACTATATAGAATGGATGATGCTACAATCAAGCCAACAATTGACATAATAGTGTGTGCTTCCATGAATAACACTAGTGCTAAAAACAATCATTCCCAACCAATCACCAAGCCATCACATTCACAGTCACCACCATTCTTAACTAAGCTACATGCAGGCTACTTTTTCATTTGTCTTTCATTTGGTGCTCAAGCTTTGCTATGGAAGAGTTTAAGTGAACATAACAATGAATCACAAACTCTTTGGCATGGTTTTAATTTCATGCCTTCTGTTGCTTATTTACTACTTTGGTGTCTTGCAGTACTTATTGCAACTACACTATCTTTTCTTTATATGCTCAAATGCATGTTTCACTTTAAAGCAGTGAAGGAAGAGTTTTCACATCATATTGGAGTTAACTACATGTATACTCCTTGGATTTCATATCTTCTTATGCTTCAATCATCACCGCCTTTGATTGTTCCAAGAGCTCGTTACTATGAGTTTCTTTGTTTGGCTTTTTCTTTTGTAATATTTCTGcttgatgtaaaactgtttggACAATGGTTCACAACTGAAAAGAGGTTTCTGTCAGTGGTAGCAAACCCAGTTAACCTGGTTTCTGTTATAGGAAACTTGGTGGCTGCTCAAGTTGCGACAGAAATCGGTTGGAACGAGTTTGCAATTTCTATGTTTTCATTCGGTatggtacattatttgattctaTTTGTGACGCTGTATCAGCGTCTAACAAGTAGTAATCAGTTTCCTATAGTGTT
It contains:
- the LOC123908512 gene encoding S-type anion channel SLAH1-like, producing MDDATIKPTIDIIVCASMNNTSAKNNHSQPITKPSHSQSPPFLTKLHAGYFFICLSFGAQALLWKSLSEHNNESQTLWHGFNFMPSVAYLLLWCLAVLIATTLSFLYMLKCMFHFKAVKEEFSHHIGVNYMYTPWISYLLMLQSSPPLIVPRARYYEFLCLAFSFVIFLLDVKLFGQWFTTEKRFLSVVANPVNLVSVIGNLVAAQVATEIGWNEFAISMFSFGMVHYLILFVTLYQRLTSSNQFPIVLRPAYFLYFAVPSMASLAWKSISGAFLVSSKMLFFLSLFLFISQACRPAMFKKTMKRLNVTWWIYSFPLTFLGLACAEYAHEVKSLMASGLMLLICIVSVLVFVFLMLTTVLKIESLLHKKAPNK